From the Acinetobacter wanghuae genome, one window contains:
- a CDS encoding GNAT family N-acetyltransferase → MQISHQENGSKGEWYVEPNEQRLAEMSYSWAGDDKFIIDHTWVDDSLRGQHVGRYLLDEAVKFAREKGVKIIPLCPFAKSVFDKDPEIRDVLH, encoded by the coding sequence GAAAATGGTAGCAAAGGCGAATGGTATGTAGAACCGAATGAGCAGCGTTTGGCTGAAATGAGTTATTCATGGGCAGGAGATGATAAGTTTATTATTGATCATACCTGGGTGGATGATAGTTTACGTGGTCAACACGTGGGACGTTATTTACTAGATGAAGCAGTCAAATTTGCACGTGAAAAAGGTGTCAAAATTATTCCACTCTGCCCTTTTGCAAAATCTGTCTTTGATAAAGATCCTGAGATTCGAGATGTGTTGCATTAA